The Pseudonocardia sp. HH130630-07 DNA window TGCGGCCAGGGCGTCGTCGGCGTGCTTGGTCATCGCGCTCTCCGAGCCGATCTCGGCGATGATCCTCCGGTCGGTCCCGATGACGAAGGTCTTGCGCCGGATGTGCAGGTTGCCCGGCAACCACGCGCGCCGGGCCCCGAACGCCCGAGCGACCGCGTGGTCGGTGTCCGACAGCAGCGGGTAGCCCAGGCTGTTCGCCGCGGAGAACATGCTCTGCTTCTCCGCCGGGTCGGCGGAGATCCCGACCGGCTGCGCGCCCAGCTCGGCGAACTCCGC harbors:
- a CDS encoding peroxiredoxin, which produces MAVGDLATDFELPDETGTPRRLTDLLAAGPVVLFFYPMAMSGGCTQEACHFRDLSAEFAELGAQPVGISADPAEKQSMFSAANSLGYPLLSDTDHAVARAFGARRAWLPGNLHIRRKTFVIGTDRRIIAEIGSESAMTKHADDALAALRSRAAA